A single Lolium perenne isolate Kyuss_39 chromosome 6, Kyuss_2.0, whole genome shotgun sequence DNA region contains:
- the LOC127306141 gene encoding putative laccase-9: MVAKMPSKVWLLAAVFMLGAAVGLAQNTLHYDFFVKETTYSKLCTSKSLLTVNDMFPGPTITARKGDIVIVNVHNQGPKNITIHWHGVDQPRNPWYDGPEFITQCPIQPGTNFTYEILLSEEEGTIWWHAHSGLDRAGVHGAFIVHPKRGTEYPFIKSTELHKEIPIILGEWWTSDLNLQLEEYLKTGGEIHNSNAHTINGEPGDLMPCGRGHAFKEDVLTNRTYLLRIINAGLDNDMFFAVADHLLTVVGTDGRYLKEFTVQTLMISPGQTMDVLLKTKEFPTYRRYYIGSRTYLSNPRLAFQNGTATAILEYQDASRARGGPMLPNLPNNTDHETAIQYTAQLRSLASTAHPVAVPEVINERMIITLAVNTLPCAVGETCRGPGNNSRLAASLNNASFEDPHTDILDAYYYSTKGIYETDFPNVPPFLFNFTNTNGSRRYWPTKRSTKVKVLEYGTVLEIVFQDTDILGAENHPMHLHGFAFYVVGRGLGNFNATTDPAKYNLIDPPYQNTVTVPTAGWAAMRFKAENPGVWFMHCHFDRHTVFGMSTTFIVKEGTTPESKMRPRPASMPKC; encoded by the exons ATGGTGGCTAAGATGCCGTCGAAGGTTTGGTTACTTGCTGCAGTCTTCATGCTTGGAGCAGCAGTTGGCCTGGCTCAGAACACCCTGCACTACGACTTCTTC GTGAAGGAGACTACCTACTCAAAGCTCTGCACGAGCAAGAGCTTGCTCACCGTCAACGACATGTTCCCCGGCCCAACCATCACCGCGCGAAAGGGGGATATCGTCATCGTCAACGTGCACAACCAAGGCCCTAAAAACATCACCATCCACTG GCACGGCGTGGACCAGCCCCGAAACCCCTGGTACGATGGGCCCGAGTTCATCACACAGTGTCCCATCCAGCCAGGAACCAACTTCACATACGAGATCCTTCTGTCCGAGGAGGAGGGCACCATCTGGTGGCATGCACACAGCGGCTTGGATCGTGCCGGCGTCCATGGCGCCTTCATTGTTCATCCCAAGAGGGGCACCGAGTATCCCTTCATCAAGAGCACGGAGCTGCACAAGGAGATACCCATCATCCTCG GTGAGTGGTGGACCTCTGACCTGAACCTTCAGCTAGAGGAGTACCTGAAGACTGGCGGCGAGATTCATAATTCGAATGCACACACCATCAACGGCGAGCCCGGTGACCTGATGCCGTGCGGAAGGGGGCACGCTTTCAAGGAGGACGTGCTGACCAACAGGACGTACCTGCTACGGATCATCAACGCTGGACTCGACAACGACATGTTCTTCGCCGTGGCCGACCACCTTCTCACCGTCGTCGGCACCGACGGCCGCTACTTGAAGGAATTCACCGTCCAAACGCTCATGATCTCGCCGGGACAGACGATGGACGTGCTGCTCAAGACTAAGGAGTTCCCGACCTACCGCCGCTACTACATCGGCTCACGGACGTACTTGTCCAACCCCCGGCTCGCGTTCCAGAACGGCACCGCCACAGCCATCCTGGAGTACCAGGACGCGTCGCGCGCCCGCGGGGGGCCGATGCTCCCCAACCTTCCGAACAACACGGACCACGAAACCGCAATACAGTACACAGCGCAGCTCCGGTCTCTGGCCAGTACGGCACACCCGGTGGCCGTGCCAGAGGTCATCAACGAGCGCATGATCATCACCCTGGCCGTCAACACTCTCCCATGCGCCGTGGGCGAGACGTGCAGAGGGCCAGGCAACAACTCCCGATTGGCGGCAAGCCTCAACAACGCCAGCTTCGAGGACCCTCACACCGACATCCTAGACGCATACTACTACTCCACCAAAGGCATCTACGAGACAGACTTCCCCAACGTGCCCCCCTTCCTCTTCAACTTCACCAACACTAATGGGTCCAGGAGGTATTGGCCCACAAAGCGCAGCACCAAGGTGAAGGTGCTGGAGTACGGCACCGTCCTGGAGATTGTGTTCCAGGACACCGACATCCTAGGCGCCGAGAACCACCCCATGCACCTGCACGGATTCGCCTTCTACGTGGTAGGGAGAGGTTTGGGGAACTTCAACGCGACCACGGACCCAGCCAAGTACAACTTGATTGACCCTCCGTACCAGAACACGGTCACCGTGCCCACCGCTGGATGGGCCGCCATGCGTTTCAAGGCAGAAAATCCTG GTGTGTGGTTCATGCATTGCCACTTCGATCGACATACGGTGTTTGGGATGAGCACCACATTTATCGTGAAAGAAGGCACCACTCCGGAATCTAAAATGAGGCCTCGCCCTGCGAGCATGCCAAAGTGTTAG